The Methanoculleus marisnigri JR1 genome window below encodes:
- a CDS encoding RDD family protein: MVTLYLARWETRFWAWLIDFILVGLPAWAISDRLPPSWQFSIDPGLISISLSSVVFFLYWTLLEGYRGQSIGKMALKIRVAGSAGEDIGFFAAAIQSFGKAFLLIPDCLIGWLAMPRSKQRLFNRISGTVVIETREAEEPEGVTYVKQEE, translated from the coding sequence ATGGTCACCCTCTACCTCGCCAGATGGGAAACCCGGTTCTGGGCCTGGCTCATCGACTTCATCCTGGTAGGACTGCCCGCCTGGGCGATCTCCGACCGGCTGCCGCCCTCCTGGCAGTTCAGCATAGATCCCGGGCTCATATCGATCAGCCTCTCCTCGGTCGTCTTCTTCCTCTACTGGACGCTGCTCGAAGGTTACCGCGGCCAGTCGATCGGCAAGATGGCGCTAAAAATCCGGGTCGCCGGCTCTGCCGGGGAAGATATCGGGTTTTTTGCCGCTGCAATCCAGAGTTTCGGCAAAGCGTTCCTCCTCATCCCCGACTGCCTGATCGGCTGGCTCGCCATGCCGCGTTCGAAACAGCGGCTCTTCAACCGGATCTCGGGCACCGTCGTGATAGAGACCCGCGAAGCGGAGGAGCCGGAGGGCGTCACCTACGTGAAGCAGGAGGAGTGA
- a CDS encoding rhodanese-like domain-containing protein produces MAVHLHPLLAFLSVVVLVLAGGCFEGSPAPDDRVVRTITPSEASALIEERGDDPGFVIIDVRRPDEFAGGHIPGAVNIDSAEFSEHLNSLDAGATYLIYCQRAGRSSGVRELMREAGFCEVYEIEGGMNAWNAAGLPVTGS; encoded by the coding sequence ATGGCCGTTCATCTCCATCCTCTGCTCGCGTTCCTGTCCGTCGTCGTGCTTGTGCTCGCCGGGGGGTGTTTCGAAGGCAGTCCGGCGCCCGACGACCGGGTCGTCCGGACTATCACGCCGTCCGAAGCATCCGCCCTGATCGAAGAGAGGGGGGATGATCCGGGTTTTGTCATCATCGATGTCCGGAGACCGGACGAGTTCGCCGGGGGTCACATCCCGGGGGCAGTCAACATCGACTCGGCGGAGTTCTCGGAGCATCTTAACAGTCTCGATGCGGGGGCGACCTACCTTATATACTGCCAGCGGGCCGGGCGGAGCTCCGGTGTCCGGGAACTGATGCGCGAGGCCGGGTTTTGTGAGGTCTACGAGATCGAGGGCGGTATGAATGCCTGGAATGCGGCCGGGCTCCCGGTGACCGGTAGTTGA
- a CDS encoding ATP-binding cassette domain-containing protein yields the protein MTAFTVEDLIRHLERLQARGPIPFDVKSGEIFGVLCPCGQDRQTLLAILMTMLFPVPGFAERSPLAVLGNLGDVRRSMGIVLRESVLDPALTGRENLDFHARLHGLGADLRKRRVPEAIDLFGIAGSADARVETYSPVMVQQLEIARAFLTHPSVLFLAEPTAGLDDAGRREIWNLLRRLNRERRATIIFTTHDVEEAEAICTRVAVVDHGEVVALDAPETFRAVMALDDTPLEFDNST from the coding sequence ATGACCGCCTTTACCGTTGAGGACCTGATCCGGCATCTGGAGCGGCTCCAGGCGAGGGGCCCTATCCCGTTCGACGTGAAGAGCGGAGAGATCTTTGGTGTTCTCTGCCCCTGCGGTCAGGACCGGCAGACCCTGCTTGCCATCCTCATGACAATGCTCTTTCCGGTTCCCGGATTTGCCGAGCGTTCACCGCTCGCGGTTCTTGGCAACCTCGGGGACGTGCGCAGAAGCATGGGCATCGTTCTCCGGGAGTCTGTGCTCGACCCTGCGCTGACCGGCAGGGAGAACCTGGACTTCCATGCCCGGCTGCACGGCCTGGGCGCCGATCTCCGGAAGAGGAGGGTCCCCGAAGCCATAGACCTCTTCGGAATCGCCGGAAGCGCCGATGCTCGTGTCGAGACCTACTCTCCTGTCATGGTGCAGCAGTTGGAGATCGCCCGGGCGTTTCTCACGCACCCGTCGGTCCTCTTCCTCGCCGAACCGACGGCCGGCCTGGACGATGCCGGGCGCCGGGAGATCTGGAACCTGCTCCGGCGGCTGAACCGCGAGCGGAGGGCGACGATCATCTTTACGACGCACGATGTGGAAGAGGCGGAAGCAATCTGCACCCGGGTTGCGGTGGTGGACCACGGCGAGGTCGTTGCCCTGGATGCGCCGGAGACCTTCCGTGCGGTGATGGCCCTCGACGATACGCCGCTCGAATTCGACAACTCCACCTGA
- a CDS encoding DUF1614 domain-containing protein, with protein METELPTIAILPVPFSPDQILIAFAVLIPALVIFNLLLISEGIFESIGLRFYQAVLVTAGALLGSLIDIPLLPVGEDVIAVNVGGAVIPLFVTLEMVGRGRVSWLKSLAAVVMVSLVAYAFATPVPGLGITMPFYIAPLAGAVAGLLLARGCRTAPGLAYAGGTMGTLLGADILNLANPEVLSALVGGGGSTVLSIGGAGIFDGIFVTGVLSVLLAVYAGRRLREKGGVCPQEGGE; from the coding sequence ATGGAGACCGAACTGCCCACGATCGCGATTTTACCGGTTCCCTTCAGCCCGGATCAGATTCTCATTGCGTTCGCGGTTCTCATACCGGCCCTGGTCATATTCAACCTGCTCCTCATCAGCGAGGGGATCTTCGAATCGATCGGGCTCCGGTTCTATCAGGCGGTGCTGGTGACCGCAGGGGCGCTGCTCGGGAGCCTGATCGATATCCCGCTCCTTCCGGTAGGGGAAGACGTCATCGCAGTCAACGTGGGCGGGGCCGTCATCCCCCTCTTCGTAACGCTCGAGATGGTCGGGCGGGGCCGGGTTTCGTGGTTAAAGTCCCTCGCCGCCGTCGTTATGGTATCGCTCGTCGCCTACGCCTTTGCGACGCCCGTCCCAGGCCTCGGGATCACGATGCCGTTCTACATCGCGCCCCTCGCAGGTGCCGTAGCGGGGCTCCTTCTCGCCCGCGGCTGCCGCACCGCCCCCGGCCTCGCCTACGCCGGCGGGACCATGGGCACCCTGCTCGGCGCCGACATCCTCAACCTCGCAAACCCCGAGGTGCTTTCGGCGCTCGTTGGAGGAGGGGGGTCGACCGTCCTCTCCATCGGGGGTGCGGGGATCTTCGACGGCATCTTCGTTACCGGCGTCCTCTCCGTCCTGCTCGCGGTGTATGCGGGGAGGAGGCTGCGGGAGAAGGGGGGTGTCTGCCCGCAGGAGGGAGGAGAGTGA
- the asnB gene encoding asparagine synthase (glutamine-hydrolyzing), which produces MCGIAGQFALNGEEADAALVGAMAQRLAHRGPDGEGTFFSGPVGLAHRRLAIIDLSDEGRQPMGNEDGSLQIVFNGEIYNYRELREELAALGHRFASATDTEVILHAYEEWGRDCLARFNGMWAFALWDGRRRELFCARDRLGVKPFYYAVAGGSFLFASEIKALRVHPLVGRRPNDRMLSTFLAWGVADHTGETMYDGVFQVPPAHAVVVSEEGAGEPERYWDFSMNPASREAGTDDETAARRARDLLTDAVRLRLRSDVPVGTCLSGGIDSSTVTALINVLLREESPESVGERQKTFSVCFDDPRFDESRHIDTVVAATGVANRRTTPGTDGLWEDIERLLYMQDEPFASLSIYAQYCVMRLAREEVKVVLDGQGADEQLAGYIAYQAPYIRGLLRRREILAALREGIASARLHRSFFAWAAGQSRVRLERRELLRGSAPEVLRYAGSLDEVLKREVTASNLPLLLHWEDRNSMAFSIEARVPFLDYRLVEYLGSLPLDQKIRGGVTKHVLRRAIRGLVPDAVRCRMDKMGFVTPEEVWMEGELAPRILDLFSTPEFAERPYWDAERVLENYREFLDGKSPYSTEFWRIACAEMWLQAFDA; this is translated from the coding sequence ATGTGCGGTATTGCCGGGCAGTTTGCCCTGAACGGGGAGGAGGCGGATGCGGCTCTCGTCGGGGCGATGGCACAGCGGCTGGCTCATCGCGGGCCCGACGGCGAAGGAACGTTCTTCTCCGGGCCGGTCGGCCTCGCCCATCGCCGCCTCGCGATCATCGATCTCTCCGACGAGGGTCGCCAGCCGATGGGAAACGAGGACGGATCGCTCCAGATCGTCTTCAACGGCGAGATCTACAACTACCGCGAACTTCGTGAGGAACTCGCCGCCCTCGGACACCGTTTCGCTTCCGCAACCGATACGGAGGTGATCCTGCACGCCTACGAGGAGTGGGGGAGGGACTGCCTCGCCCGGTTCAACGGGATGTGGGCGTTCGCCCTCTGGGACGGGCGCCGTCGCGAACTCTTCTGTGCCCGCGACCGCCTGGGCGTCAAGCCGTTCTACTACGCCGTGGCCGGGGGGTCGTTCCTCTTCGCCTCGGAGATCAAGGCGCTCCGGGTGCATCCGCTGGTCGGCCGGCGGCCGAACGACCGGATGCTCTCGACGTTCCTTGCGTGGGGAGTTGCGGATCACACCGGCGAGACGATGTACGACGGCGTCTTTCAGGTCCCGCCGGCCCATGCGGTCGTCGTCTCGGAGGAGGGTGCCGGGGAGCCGGAACGCTACTGGGATTTTTCGATGAACCCCGCCTCGCGAGAGGCCGGCACTGACGACGAAACCGCCGCAAGGAGGGCGAGAGACCTCCTGACCGATGCCGTCCGGCTCCGGCTCCGGAGCGACGTCCCGGTCGGAACCTGTCTCTCGGGCGGCATCGACTCCTCGACGGTCACCGCCCTGATCAACGTCCTCCTGCGGGAAGAGAGCCCGGAGAGCGTCGGTGAGCGGCAGAAGACGTTCTCGGTCTGTTTTGACGATCCGAGATTCGACGAGAGCCGGCATATCGATACGGTAGTCGCGGCGACGGGCGTCGCGAACCGCCGGACGACGCCGGGCACGGACGGGCTCTGGGAGGATATCGAGAGATTACTCTATATGCAGGACGAGCCGTTCGCGTCCCTCTCGATATATGCCCAGTACTGCGTGATGCGGCTTGCGCGGGAGGAGGTGAAGGTGGTCCTCGACGGACAGGGCGCCGACGAGCAACTCGCCGGCTACATCGCCTACCAGGCGCCCTACATCCGCGGGCTCCTCCGGCGCCGGGAGATCCTCGCCGCTCTCCGGGAGGGGATCGCGAGTGCGAGGCTGCATCGGTCGTTCTTCGCGTGGGCGGCCGGGCAGTCCCGGGTCCGGTTGGAGCGGCGGGAACTCCTCCGCGGATCAGCGCCCGAGGTCCTCCGGTATGCGGGGTCGCTTGACGAGGTGCTGAAACGGGAGGTCACGGCCTCGAACCTCCCCCTCCTGCTGCACTGGGAGGACAGGAACTCGATGGCCTTCTCGATCGAGGCCCGGGTCCCGTTCCTCGACTACCGGCTGGTGGAGTACCTCGGATCGCTCCCGCTCGACCAGAAGATCCGCGGCGGCGTCACGAAGCACGTCCTCCGGCGGGCAATCCGGGGGCTGGTTCCGGACGCCGTCCGGTGCAGGATGGACAAGATGGGTTTCGTCACCCCCGAAGAGGTCTGGATGGAGGGCGAACTCGCACCGCGTATCCTCGACCTCTTCTCGACGCCGGAATTCGCAGAACGACCCTACTGGGACGCGGAGCGGGTGCTCGAAAACTACCGCGAGTTCCTCGACGGGAAGAGTCCTTATTCTACCGAGTTCTGGCGGATAGCCTGCGCGGAGATGTGGCTCCAGGCGTTTGACGCGTAG
- a CDS encoding carboxymuconolactone decarboxylase family protein, whose amino-acid sequence MDFEKILTRIVERGSDTIAEELLREIESEYGRVPLIFERMAERPEILISHLLYKGAVVETSQLEPKTIELISLAVGAALKCNHCVEYHMQSAMAKGATRAEILEVILIAGLLANSAVLADAYRVVNGAPCPSCDINGTGLDKTCSDK is encoded by the coding sequence ATGGATTTCGAGAAGATACTCACGAGGATTGTCGAACGGGGGTCGGACACCATCGCGGAGGAACTCCTCCGCGAGATCGAGAGCGAGTACGGCAGGGTTCCGCTGATTTTTGAGCGGATGGCGGAACGGCCCGAGATCCTCATCTCGCACCTCCTCTACAAGGGCGCTGTCGTCGAGACCAGCCAGCTCGAGCCGAAGACGATCGAGCTCATCAGCCTCGCGGTGGGCGCCGCGCTCAAGTGCAACCACTGTGTCGAGTACCACATGCAGTCGGCGATGGCGAAGGGCGCGACCCGGGCCGAGATCCTCGAGGTGATCCTGATCGCGGGACTGCTCGCGAACTCCGCCGTGCTCGCGGATGCATACCGGGTGGTGAACGGTGCCCCCTGTCCCTCCTGCGACATCAACGGTACGGGCCTGGATAAGACCTGTTCTGATAAGTGA
- a CDS encoding methanogenesis marker 7 protein, producing the protein MTTLVPVTYKGGVYRHDEIMDLIDDLGGYIVQKHVMAQDVVLQSFVPRDDIEMIRRIAKPLAGEVVEAPLVGTEIAVVSPSLEIHHLPHISCDIAEYLRRSGAKTNMVGLARGFGKRIANLNDEERDVINEHDLAVYALGNFEECIRQKFPAIRREIHVPIVVTGAPDRETLMRAIDPPVEGYVGGIGRIMHRFKRPEELGKLDELVDEISRVLDARRDALAKDPLSVFPPRLMAIIEEQIHEVSLLTHPTPVTAQMEGLRVKLPYDSYADDVRSLEVAEGVTVGDIADVTPSRMRNYILIRIKPFSETRILV; encoded by the coding sequence ATGACGACGCTGGTGCCGGTGACCTACAAGGGAGGCGTCTACCGGCACGACGAGATCATGGATCTGATCGACGACCTCGGGGGCTACATCGTCCAGAAGCACGTCATGGCCCAGGACGTCGTGCTCCAGTCGTTCGTGCCGCGAGACGATATCGAGATGATACGCCGGATCGCAAAACCGCTCGCCGGCGAGGTGGTCGAGGCCCCTCTCGTCGGGACCGAGATTGCCGTCGTGAGCCCGAGCCTGGAGATCCATCACCTTCCCCACATCTCCTGCGATATCGCCGAGTATCTCAGGCGGTCGGGCGCGAAGACCAACATGGTCGGGCTTGCGAGAGGATTCGGGAAACGGATTGCGAATTTGAACGACGAGGAGCGGGACGTCATCAACGAGCACGATCTCGCCGTCTACGCGCTCGGCAACTTCGAAGAGTGTATCCGGCAGAAGTTCCCGGCGATCCGCCGGGAGATCCACGTGCCGATCGTGGTGACCGGCGCGCCCGACCGCGAAACCCTGATGCGGGCGATCGACCCACCCGTCGAAGGATACGTAGGCGGGATCGGCAGGATCATGCACCGGTTCAAGCGCCCCGAGGAACTCGGGAAACTCGACGAACTGGTGGACGAGATCTCCCGCGTCCTGGATGCGCGGCGGGATGCTCTCGCAAAAGACCCGCTCTCCGTCTTCCCGCCCCGCCTGATGGCGATCATCGAGGAGCAGATCCACGAGGTCAGCCTGCTGACGCACCCGACGCCGGTGACCGCCCAGATGGAGGGGCTCCGGGTGAAACTCCCCTACGATTCGTACGCCGACGACGTGCGGTCGCTCGAGGTCGCCGAAGGGGTGACGGTCGGTGATATCGCCGACGTTACGCCGTCACGGATGCGCAACTACATATTGATCCGGATTAAACCTTTCTCGGAAACGAGGATACTGGTGTAG
- a CDS encoding methanogenesis marker 17 protein has translation MPPLNYFVVESPDEVGRVAYERIAGDVLQDLDLIKVVDRLHIYVDPKMPIFVAAGLLRHMPRAIRIADFANVNRGENEIVLDIGDETYLAPLLQKLWSIYGKEHVDQPDRFTVVLPTGMAGDEDLDRLVVADPSETLYKDVIYALQYIAPEGFKVRRQYIRDGKFYYVASEDTLPTDIVETMVVPLFEKMGVTL, from the coding sequence ATGCCCCCGTTGAACTACTTCGTGGTCGAGTCCCCGGACGAGGTCGGGAGAGTGGCCTACGAGCGGATCGCAGGCGATGTCCTCCAGGACCTCGATCTCATCAAGGTGGTCGACCGGCTGCACATATACGTCGACCCGAAGATGCCGATCTTCGTCGCCGCCGGGCTCCTGCGCCATATGCCGCGCGCAATCCGCATCGCCGACTTTGCAAACGTCAACCGCGGCGAGAACGAGATCGTCCTCGATATCGGCGACGAGACCTACCTTGCGCCGCTCCTCCAGAAACTCTGGAGCATCTACGGCAAGGAGCACGTCGACCAGCCCGACCGGTTCACCGTCGTCCTCCCGACGGGGATGGCCGGGGACGAGGATCTCGATCGGCTGGTGGTTGCCGACCCGAGCGAGACCCTCTACAAGGACGTCATCTACGCGCTCCAGTACATCGCTCCCGAGGGGTTCAAGGTTCGCCGCCAGTACATCCGGGACGGGAAGTTTTACTACGTGGCGAGCGAGGATACCCTGCCGACCGACATCGTGGAGACGATGGTCGTGCCGCTCTTTGAGAAGATGGGGGTGACGCTATGA
- a CDS encoding methanogenesis marker 15 protein, whose translation MSRKVRIAQLSCGPEYSGVQKEIYDAAESVDAEVFFPDIALADVERGVDAFGLDVRSADLKLMIARAMALVEGKVDADGVFIGTCFRCAEAAIVRNELRRYIHENSRLPVVSYSFTERTTAGTLLTRMEALTTIARRRALLAREEQTGITMGVDSGSSTTKAVVMKDNEIVGTGWHPTTEVIKSAESAVADALEMAGLTREDIQAIGTTGYGRFLIGKHLGADLVQEELTVNSKGAVYLADHQQGSATVIDIGGMDNKAISVIDGIPGTFTMGGICAGASGRFLEMTAKRLGVDITELGPLAMKGMGKNVPMNSYCIVFGTQSLVNALAAGSSREDVAAAACHSVAEQVFEQQLQEIDIKEPVIMVGGTSLIEGLVHAMGQLLQTEIVVPPHSQYIGAVGSALLASGFIKGE comes from the coding sequence ATGAGCCGGAAGGTGCGGATCGCCCAGCTCTCCTGCGGGCCGGAGTACAGCGGCGTCCAGAAAGAGATCTACGATGCCGCCGAGTCGGTGGACGCGGAAGTCTTTTTCCCCGACATCGCGCTCGCCGATGTCGAGCGGGGGGTCGACGCGTTCGGCCTCGACGTCCGGAGCGCCGACCTGAAACTCATGATCGCCCGTGCCATGGCCCTCGTGGAGGGGAAGGTGGATGCCGACGGGGTCTTCATCGGCACCTGCTTCAGGTGCGCCGAGGCGGCGATTGTCCGAAACGAACTCCGGCGGTACATCCACGAGAACTCCCGGCTGCCGGTGGTGAGTTACTCCTTCACCGAGCGAACGACCGCGGGAACCCTCCTCACCCGGATGGAGGCCCTGACCACCATCGCCCGCCGGAGAGCGCTCCTTGCCCGTGAGGAGCAGACCGGGATCACGATGGGCGTCGACTCGGGGTCGAGCACGACGAAGGCCGTCGTGATGAAGGACAACGAGATCGTCGGCACCGGGTGGCACCCGACGACCGAGGTGATCAAGAGCGCCGAGAGCGCCGTCGCGGACGCGCTCGAGATGGCCGGGCTCACCCGCGAGGACATCCAGGCGATCGGCACCACCGGATACGGCCGGTTCCTGATCGGCAAGCACCTCGGGGCGGATCTCGTCCAGGAGGAACTGACGGTGAACTCCAAGGGCGCCGTCTACCTCGCCGATCACCAGCAGGGTTCCGCGACCGTTATCGATATCGGCGGGATGGACAACAAGGCGATCAGCGTCATCGACGGCATCCCCGGAACCTTCACGATGGGCGGGATCTGCGCCGGGGCGAGCGGCCGGTTCCTGGAGATGACCGCAAAGCGGCTCGGCGTGGACATCACCGAACTCGGGCCCCTCGCCATGAAGGGCATGGGGAAGAACGTCCCGATGAACAGTTACTGCATCGTCTTCGGGACGCAGAGCCTGGTGAACGCGCTCGCCGCCGGCTCCTCGCGTGAGGACGTGGCGGCCGCGGCCTGCCACAGCGTCGCCGAACAGGTCTTCGAGCAGCAGCTGCAGGAGATCGACATCAAGGAGCCGGTGATCATGGTCGGCGGCACCTCGCTGATCGAGGGGCTGGTCCATGCGATGGGCCAGCTCCTGCAGACCGAGATCGTCGTCCCGCCCCACTCGCAGTACATCGGCGCGGTCGGGTCCGCCCTGCTCGCGTCCGGATTCATCAAGGGAGAGTAG
- a CDS encoding methanogenesis marker 5 protein produces the protein MAKVFIYPATSLILSDLVARFGHKPLGAALGIRERIQTAGVDSPPLQITPEEPKRGLKYAAVEVPSGVRGRMAIYGPLIEEAEAAIIVTDADLAFGCMGCARTDELIVFSLRQSGIPILELKYPSNEEEGVQFVAAVRKFLDGLPEEEGGA, from the coding sequence ATGGCAAAGGTGTTTATCTACCCTGCAACGAGCCTCATCCTCTCCGACCTGGTGGCCCGGTTCGGCCATAAACCGCTCGGTGCAGCCCTCGGTATCCGGGAGAGGATACAGACCGCCGGGGTAGACTCCCCGCCCCTGCAGATCACTCCCGAAGAACCCAAACGCGGCCTGAAGTACGCGGCCGTCGAGGTGCCGTCCGGTGTTCGGGGGCGGATGGCGATCTATGGCCCCCTCATCGAGGAGGCAGAGGCCGCGATCATCGTCACGGACGCCGACCTTGCGTTCGGGTGCATGGGCTGCGCCCGCACCGACGAGCTGATTGTCTTCTCCCTGCGCCAGAGCGGTATCCCGATCCTGGAACTGAAGTATCCCTCGAACGAAGAGGAAGGCGTGCAGTTCGTCGCCGCCGTCAGGAAGTTCCTCGACGGTCTTCCAGAGGAGGAGGGCGGGGCATGA
- a CDS encoding methanogenesis marker 6 protein: MAEYIPEYVGTVTKYVFVESPSMTAGELALRAYEASEGVLIKETCFGLQVTGEPESVDRLIEEIRAFDPTHIFVKDRGFPPGDPRRCRANLGGARPGYLGHEREFRILRYISRGLEELDRREEGEVEPAPPARGKRPLLDIKRLQELIDTEES, translated from the coding sequence ATGGCCGAATATATTCCCGAGTACGTGGGCACGGTGACCAAATACGTCTTCGTCGAGTCCCCGTCCATGACCGCCGGCGAGCTCGCGCTCAGGGCCTACGAGGCCTCCGAGGGCGTCCTCATCAAGGAGACGTGCTTCGGGCTGCAGGTGACGGGCGAACCGGAGTCCGTCGACCGCCTCATCGAAGAGATCCGCGCGTTCGATCCTACCCATATCTTCGTCAAGGACCGGGGATTTCCTCCCGGGGACCCGAGACGCTGCCGGGCGAATCTCGGCGGAGCGAGGCCGGGCTACCTCGGCCACGAACGGGAATTCCGCATCCTCCGCTACATCAGCCGCGGGCTCGAGGAACTCGACCGGCGTGAAGAAGGTGAGGTGGAACCGGCACCGCCCGCACGCGGGAAGCGACCGTTACTTGATATCAAGCGACTGCAAGAACTGATAGATACAGAGGAGTCCTGA
- the mmp3 gene encoding methyl-coenzyme M reductase-associated protein Mmp3 — MEIHLDGKCISVPAGSRLGDLLPEWDERCSVAVIRPALVEDEAESQEVRFATPAGDLVVEVAKTAAVSRLLRPDLAERLRLHWQDRYAAAFGPFESGIRPARRPGRYERGDVILGCGGYDPSQSYLIFARMRHTADYGAPEDGGVIGNVVTGRGLLDRLAEGDRITDVERVFRRVDRSNVVVTRDAEFPLEDGMQVVSYVEAEVQGFGEDGIDTGTARSVEHFLLSVQGGRFQVGRSSSTHVADTHLVPTRVPAEFSGPRLEGTVTVRTAGKSSGGVYIYTQGVSASPVHTVVGRVVHGIELLRFAGEGDLLTIRAEPEQFDLVGLSLADAEAVAARCGVSLTADEAVGDRVVVSQIPATTLEVLATGDARVETVSADHVVSITLDEAAAPRSVRIFREVTGLKHHSVGKMPLVFVFEDVFLFKPKIGKGVGIIPENTPEGEVPAYTLAMTNDSRRGTGMVGIRTTPSAEFGPTSEPLTGTNVIGKVLDAGNLAGMREGATVYVKEVK, encoded by the coding sequence ATGGAGATCCACCTGGACGGTAAATGCATTTCAGTTCCGGCGGGTTCCCGGCTCGGAGATCTCCTCCCCGAATGGGATGAACGGTGCAGTGTCGCCGTCATCCGCCCGGCGCTCGTTGAAGACGAAGCCGAGTCGCAGGAGGTCAGGTTCGCCACTCCGGCGGGGGATCTGGTCGTCGAGGTGGCAAAGACCGCGGCGGTCTCCCGTCTCCTTCGGCCGGATCTTGCAGAACGGCTCCGCCTGCACTGGCAGGACCGGTACGCCGCCGCTTTCGGCCCGTTCGAGTCCGGCATCCGCCCGGCACGCCGTCCGGGCCGGTACGAGCGCGGCGACGTGATCCTCGGGTGCGGGGGCTACGATCCTTCCCAGTCCTACCTGATCTTCGCACGCATGAGGCATACCGCCGACTACGGTGCGCCGGAGGACGGCGGCGTCATCGGCAACGTCGTCACCGGCCGCGGGCTGCTCGACCGGCTCGCCGAAGGCGATCGGATCACCGACGTCGAGCGGGTGTTCCGGCGTGTCGACCGCTCGAACGTCGTCGTCACCCGCGATGCCGAATTCCCGCTCGAAGACGGAATGCAGGTCGTCTCCTACGTGGAAGCGGAAGTGCAGGGCTTCGGGGAAGATGGGATCGATACCGGAACCGCCCGGAGCGTCGAGCACTTTCTTCTCTCCGTACAGGGCGGCAGATTCCAGGTGGGCCGCTCGAGCAGCACCCACGTCGCCGACACGCACCTGGTCCCGACGCGGGTTCCGGCGGAGTTCTCCGGCCCGAGGCTTGAAGGAACCGTCACGGTCAGAACCGCCGGGAAATCCTCGGGAGGGGTCTACATCTATACCCAGGGCGTCTCGGCAAGCCCGGTGCACACCGTCGTAGGAAGGGTCGTCCACGGCATCGAACTCCTCAGGTTTGCCGGAGAGGGCGACCTCCTCACCATCCGTGCGGAGCCGGAGCAGTTCGATCTCGTCGGCCTTTCGCTCGCCGATGCGGAAGCGGTCGCCGCCCGGTGTGGCGTCTCCCTCACCGCCGACGAAGCCGTTGGCGACCGCGTCGTGGTAAGCCAGATCCCGGCAACGACGCTCGAAGTGCTGGCTACCGGTGATGCCCGGGTCGAGACGGTGTCTGCCGACCACGTCGTCAGCATCACCCTCGACGAGGCGGCCGCGCCCCGGTCGGTCAGGATCTTCCGCGAGGTGACCGGGCTCAAGCACCATAGCGTCGGGAAGATGCCGCTCGTCTTCGTCTTCGAGGACGTCTTCCTCTTCAAGCCGAAGATCGGCAAGGGCGTCGGGATCATCCCGGAGAACACTCCCGAGGGCGAGGTGCCGGCCTACACCCTCGCGATGACGAACGATTCCCGGCGGGGAACCGGCATGGTCGGGATCCGCACGACACCGAGCGCCGAGTTCGGCCCGACGTCCGAACCGCTCACGGGTACGAACGTCATCGGGAAGGTGCTCGATGCGGGGAACCTTGCCGGGATGCGCGAGGGAGCTACGGTATACGTGAAGGAGGTGAAGTGA